The following coding sequences are from one Panicum hallii strain FIL2 chromosome 5, PHallii_v3.1, whole genome shotgun sequence window:
- the LOC112893406 gene encoding uncharacterized protein LOC112893406 has protein sequence MGYLWRVRLSSFAAGAAAASGAGFFLLYKDHLLARATIARQVEEIKETSEKHYEALNKRISALESRKEPGAIKEASD, from the exons ATGGGGTACCTCTGGCGGGTGCGGCTGTCGTCGTTCGCGGctggcgccgcggcggcgtcgggggcgggtttcttcctcctctacaAAGACCATCTCCTCGCCCGCGCCACAATCGCCCGGCAG GTGGAGGAAATTAAGGAAACTTCTGAAAAGCATTATGAAGCCCTAAATAAGAGGATATCAGCACTGGAAAGCAGAAAAGAACCAGGAGCTATTAAAGAGGCATCAGATTAG
- the LOC112893405 gene encoding 30S ribosomal protein S1, chloroplastic-like isoform X1 codes for MPTPSPAPAPPCRGLLPPLSKPQPMLAVAAKSLASRQAKVKARARAQPVALARSTSIDDALSAGFVRLLNANPGQDSDATGATSGLYDPKPGDFAVGVVVSGTEARLDVAVGADHLATLLAKELLPLDRDGGDFAAREASPRPGSVGVLASPAVDEEATRKHNRGSRALVAPGTVVFAEVLGRTLSGRPLLSARRLFRRLAWHRARQIMQLDEPIEVKIYEWNTGGLLTRIEGLRAFLPKVELMDRIGTFTDLKNKVGCSIRVCIARLDEETNDLIISEKKAWEMTYLREGTLLQGSVRKIFPYGAQVRIAGTNRSGLLHISNITRGRVLSVNDILKIDDEIKVLVIKSNVPDKIALSIADLESAPGLFLSDREKVFSEAEEMAKRYREQLPVISQNTMLDDSLPGETRPFDDEAKLYANWKWFKFLHHNKPGDNSSRDLP; via the exons ATGccgacgccgtcgccggcgccggcgccgccgtgtcGCGGCCTCCTCCCGCCCCTCTCTAAGCCGCAGCCCATGCTAGCCGTTGCCGCCAAATCCTTAGCCTCGAGGCAGGCCAAGGTCAAGGCCCGAGCGCGAGCTCAGCCGGTTGCGCTCGCCAGGTCCACGAGCATCGACGACGCGCTCTCCGCCGGCTTCGTCCGCCTCCTAAATGCCAACCCCGGGCAGGACTCGGATGCCACCGGCGCAACATCCGGGCTGTACGACCCCAAGCCGGGGGATTTCGCGGTCGGGGTCGTGGTCTCCGGCACCGAGGCGCGCCTCGACGTCGCGGTCGGCGCCGACCACCTCGCCACGCTGCTCGCCAAAGAGCTCCTCCCGCTCGACCGCGATGGCGGTGACTTTGCGGCACGAGAGGCCTCGCCTCGGCCAGGGAGCGTGGGGGTCCTGGCGAGCCCCGCCGTGGACGAGGAGGCGACCAGGAAGCATAATCGCGGGAGCAGGGCACTGGTGGCGCCCGGCACGGTGGTATTCGCGGAGGTGCTCGGCCGGACGCTCAGTGGGCGGCCGCTGCTGTCGGCGCGACGGCTCTTCCGGCGCCTCGCGTGGCACCGCGCCAGGCAG ATTATGCAACTCGATGAGCCAATTGAGGTTAAAATTTACGAGTGGAACACCGGGGGTCTACTGACAAGAATCGAG GGGCTGAGAGCATTCCTTCCTAAAGTTGAGCTTATGGACAGGATAGGTACATTTACAGACTTGAAAAACAAA GTTGGCTGCAGCATTCGTGTGTGCATTGCAAGGCTCGATGAAGAAACTAATGACCTGATAATTAGTGAGAAGAAAGCATGG GAAATGACTTATCTTAGAGAAGGAACTCTCCTACAAGGAAGTGTTCGCAAAATTTTTCCATATGGTGCACAGGTTAGGATTGCTGGCACAAACAGAAG TGGATTATTGCACATATCAAACATTACTAGAGGTCGTGTTTTGTCAGTAAACGACATCCTAAAGATAGATGATGAGATAAAAGTTCTCGTGATCAAGTCAAATGTCCCAGACAAAATCGCACTGAG CATAGCGGACCTCGAGAGCGCACCTGGTTTATTTCTTTCAGACAGAGAG AAAGTGTTCTCAGAAGCTGAGGAAATGGCGAAGAGATACAGGGAGCAACTTCCAGTTATATCTCAGAACACCATGTTAGATGATAGCCTTCCAGGAGAAACGCGACCATTTGATGACGAAGCTAAACTGTACGCGAACTGGAAATGGTTCAAATTTCTGCATCATAACAAACCTGGTGACAACAGCAGCAGGGATCTGCCATAG
- the LOC112893405 gene encoding 30S ribosomal protein S1, chloroplastic-like isoform X2 — MPTPSPAPAPPCRGLLPPLSKPQPMLAVAAKSLASRQAKVKARARAQPVALARSTSIDDALSAGFVRLLNANPGQDSDATGATSGLYDPKPGDFAVGVVVSGTEARLDVAVGADHLATLLAKELLPLDRDGGDFAAREASPRPGSVGVLASPAVDEEATRKHNRGSRALVAPGTVVFAEVLGRTLSGRPLLSARRLFRRLAWHRARQIMQLDEPIEVKIYEWNTGGLLTRIEGLRAFLPKVELMDRIGTFTDLKNKVGCSIRVCIARLDEETNDLIISEKKAWEMTYLREGTLLQGSVRKIFPYGAQVRIAGTNRSGLLHISNITRGRVLSVNDILKIDDEIKVLVIKSNVPDKIALSIADLESAPGLFLSDREKVFSEAEEMAKRYREQLPVISQNTMLDDSLPGETRPFDDEAKLYANWKWFKFLHHNKPGDNSSRDLP, encoded by the exons ATGccgacgccgtcgccggcgccggcgccgccgtgtcGCGGCCTCCTCCCGCCCCTCTCTAAGCCGCAGCCCATGCTAGCCGTTGCCGCCAAATCCTTAGCCTCGAGGCAGGCCAAGGTCAAGGCCCGAGCGCGAGCTCAGCCGGTTGCGCTCGCCAGGTCCACGAGCATCGACGACGCGCTCTCCGCCGGCTTCGTCCGCCTCCTAAATGCCAACCCCGGGCAGGACTCGGATGCCACCGGCGCAACATCCGGGCTGTACGACCCCAAGCCGGGGGATTTCGCGGTCGGGGTCGTGGTCTCCGGCACCGAGGCGCGCCTCGACGTCGCGGTCGGCGCCGACCACCTCGCCACGCTGCTCGCCAAAGAGCTCCTCCCGCTCGACCGCGATGGCGGTGACTTTGCGGCACGAGAGGCCTCGCCTCGGCCAGGGAGCGTGGGGGTCCTGGCGAGCCCCGCCGTGGACGAGGAGGCGACCAGGAAGCATAATCGCGGGAGCAGGGCACTGGTGGCGCCCGGCACGGTGGTATTCGCGGAGGTGCTCGGCCGGACGCTCAGTGGGCGGCCGCTGCTGTCGGCGCGACGGCTCTTCCGGCGCCTCGCGTGGCACCGCGCCAG ACAGATTATGCAACTCGATGAGCCAATTGAGGTTAAAATTTACGAGTGGAACACCGGGGGTCTACTGACAAGAATCGAG GGGCTGAGAGCATTCCTTCCTAAAGTTGAGCTTATGGACAGGATAGGTACATTTACAGACTTGAAAAACAAA GTTGGCTGCAGCATTCGTGTGTGCATTGCAAGGCTCGATGAAGAAACTAATGACCTGATAATTAGTGAGAAGAAAGCATGG GAAATGACTTATCTTAGAGAAGGAACTCTCCTACAAGGAAGTGTTCGCAAAATTTTTCCATATGGTGCACAGGTTAGGATTGCTGGCACAAACAGAAG TGGATTATTGCACATATCAAACATTACTAGAGGTCGTGTTTTGTCAGTAAACGACATCCTAAAGATAGATGATGAGATAAAAGTTCTCGTGATCAAGTCAAATGTCCCAGACAAAATCGCACTGAG CATAGCGGACCTCGAGAGCGCACCTGGTTTATTTCTTTCAGACAGAGAG AAAGTGTTCTCAGAAGCTGAGGAAATGGCGAAGAGATACAGGGAGCAACTTCCAGTTATATCTCAGAACACCATGTTAGATGATAGCCTTCCAGGAGAAACGCGACCATTTGATGACGAAGCTAAACTGTACGCGAACTGGAAATGGTTCAAATTTCTGCATCATAACAAACCTGGTGACAACAGCAGCAGGGATCTGCCATAG
- the LOC112893405 gene encoding uncharacterized protein LOC112893405 isoform X3, whose translation MPPAQHPGCTTPSRGISRSGSWSPAPRRASTSRSAPTTSPRCSPKSSSRSTAMAVTLRHERPRLGQGAWGSWRAPPWTRRRPGSIIAGAGHWWRPARWYSRRCSAGRSVGGRCCRRDGSSGASRGTAPGRQIMQLDEPIEVKIYEWNTGGLLTRIEGLRAFLPKVELMDRIGTFTDLKNKVGCSIRVCIARLDEETNDLIISEKKAWEMTYLREGTLLQGSVRKIFPYGAQVRIAGTNRSGLLHISNITRGRVLSVNDILKIDDEIKVLVIKSNVPDKIALSIADLESAPGLFLSDREKVFSEAEEMAKRYREQLPVISQNTMLDDSLPGETRPFDDEAKLYANWKWFKFLHHNKPGDNSSRDLP comes from the exons ATGCCACCGGCGCAACATCCGGGCTGTACGACCCCAAGCCGGGGGATTTCGCGGTCGGGGTCGTGGTCTCCGGCACCGAGGCGCGCCTCGACGTCGCGGTCGGCGCCGACCACCTCGCCACGCTGCTCGCCAAAGAGCTCCTCCCGCTCGACCGCGATGGCGGTGACTTTGCGGCACGAGAGGCCTCGCCTCGGCCAGGGAGCGTGGGGGTCCTGGCGAGCCCCGCCGTGGACGAGGAGGCGACCAGGAAGCATAATCGCGGGAGCAGGGCACTGGTGGCGCCCGGCACGGTGGTATTCGCGGAGGTGCTCGGCCGGACGCTCAGTGGGCGGCCGCTGCTGTCGGCGCGACGGCTCTTCCGGCGCCTCGCGTGGCACCGCGCCAGGCAG ACAGATTATGCAACTCGATGAGCCAATTGAGGTTAAAATTTACGAGTGGAACACCGGGGGTCTACTGACAAGAATCGAG GGGCTGAGAGCATTCCTTCCTAAAGTTGAGCTTATGGACAGGATAGGTACATTTACAGACTTGAAAAACAAA GTTGGCTGCAGCATTCGTGTGTGCATTGCAAGGCTCGATGAAGAAACTAATGACCTGATAATTAGTGAGAAGAAAGCATGG GAAATGACTTATCTTAGAGAAGGAACTCTCCTACAAGGAAGTGTTCGCAAAATTTTTCCATATGGTGCACAGGTTAGGATTGCTGGCACAAACAGAAG TGGATTATTGCACATATCAAACATTACTAGAGGTCGTGTTTTGTCAGTAAACGACATCCTAAAGATAGATGATGAGATAAAAGTTCTCGTGATCAAGTCAAATGTCCCAGACAAAATCGCACTGAG CATAGCGGACCTCGAGAGCGCACCTGGTTTATTTCTTTCAGACAGAGAG AAAGTGTTCTCAGAAGCTGAGGAAATGGCGAAGAGATACAGGGAGCAACTTCCAGTTATATCTCAGAACACCATGTTAGATGATAGCCTTCCAGGAGAAACGCGACCATTTGATGACGAAGCTAAACTGTACGCGAACTGGAAATGGTTCAAATTTCTGCATCATAACAAACCTGGTGACAACAGCAGCAGGGATCTGCCATAG